The following nucleotide sequence is from Saccharothrix texasensis.
CCAGCGGCGCGGATGACGACTCCGGCTCCTCACCCGCGCTGCCGTAGCCGCTGGAGAAGCCCTTGGTGTCGTACTCCGACCCGGTCTGCTTGTCGGCGTAACGAGCCTTGACCTGCTTCTGGTAGTCGCTCAGCGACATCGACGCCCGGCCGTTCAGCCCTTGCCGCGCCTGGTCGTTGAGCGGCGTGACGGTGAGCAGCGTCAGCTGGTACCAGGCCCGGATCTGCGGTTCGGCGAACACCAGACCCCCGGGCTCGGCCTTGCCGGCGTACACGGCGTCGCTGTCGCCCTCGCGCACCGCCGCCAGGTGCCAACCCCCGCCCTGGGTGGGTGCGAGCATGACGGTGGCCTGGCGGTTGTTGACGCTGATGCTCAGCGACGACACCAGGTGGCTCAGCTTGACCGCCTCGGTGGGGATGGGCTTCGCCGTGCCGGCGACGAAACCCGGGGTGATCTCGCTGACCGCCAACGGGTCCTTGACCGTGAAGGCCGGCAGGCCCTCGCACGGCGCGGCCTTGTCGGGGATCGCCTGCGGCGTGTCGGACCCGCCCTGGGGCACCGGCGCGCTCAGGAAGCGGCAGACGGCGTTGAGCACGGCCTGCGACTTCACCGCCGCGAGGGCGGCCTGGTAGTCGGGGATGTCCACGGCGCTCGGGTCATGGGCCGGCGCCGCGTGGGCGGGGCCGGTGACGCACAGGAGCGCGGACGCGCCCAGCGCCAGGGCGGTGGCCAGGCGGGAGAGGCGTGCGGCCGCCCGTCCGCCGGACGTCGGTGTTTCGCGCATGTCGCCTGCCTTAACGGGAGATGCCGATCCGGGAGTGGGTCCACTTGAACGAGCTGTTGCTGACGTAGTCGTTGTAGTTCCACCACGTGTAGGTGGTCGTGTCCGGCCACGGGTCGGCCACGGCGATGGTGGTGTTCGAGGTGTCGAAGCCGTAGACCACGTTCATGTGGCCGCCGCCGGAGTTCCACCCGATGCGCGCGCCGAGCGGCCGGGCCGCCTTGACGTCGGTGTAGACCTGGTTGAACGACGCCGCGCTGTTCAGGCCCGAACCGGTGTGCGCCATGCCGAGGCTGCCCCAGGCCCTGGCCATGTCCTCCAGCGTGGCGGGCTGGTTGTTGCAGCCGTAGTAGGGCTGCGCCCGGTTGCAGAAGTCCGTCTGCGTGCTGCCGTAGCCCTGGTACTTGGCGATGGTCAGGCCGGACGCGGCCCAGCACCACTGGGTCTTCTCCTGCTTGTACATGGCGATGTCGTCGTACCCGGCTTCCGCCTGAGCGGCGCCCGCGGCGGCCACCGGCAACCCGCAGACCGCCAGCGCGATGGCGGACGCGGCGGTCGCGAACCTGAATCTGCCCATCTTCCTGCCCTTCCCCTGCGCACGACGGGTGCCGGGCGCTCTGCATGGACATGACAGCGCGAAATGTCGTTGCCACACAGGGGGAACGCGGGATTACGCTCGTCGGAGTGAAGATCGGCGTCCGGCGCGGAACCGGGGGTCCGGAGGGCGTCGCGGAGGATCATCGGAGATCGACTCGGTTCGCCGAGGCCTTCCCCGTCCCGTCCCACCGATGGCCGCAGAGCCGCACTCTTTGCAGTGTCGTCACCCGTCGGGACGTGACCGTCCGCCACTCGGCGACGGGACCGCGAGCGCGGTGCGGACACGGTGAGGTGAACGCGGCCGGACCCGGTCACCGGCGCCGGCCCGGCGACGAACCGGGAGCGGTTCGTCGCCGGGCCGGCGCGCGGCGGTCGTGCGCGGTTGTCGGTGTCACTCGATCCAGCTAACGAGGGGAACGGCCGCCGCGCCGTGCGGGAGCGGTTCGCCCGCGCGAGCGCGCTACAGCGGGGCGACCCAGTAGGGGACGACGGTCATCGTGCCGTTGCCCGCCGCGCCGCGCAGGGTGCCGCTGGTGGTCGTCGACAGGGTGTACCAGGAGTCGACGTAGTCCGGGTCGTCGGTCCACCAGCCGTCCGGCAGGGCGTTGATGATCGCGTTGACCAGCGGGATGTACGCGCCGCCGTCGATGATGGTCAGCAGCGCCTGGGTGAGGGCCAGGGCGAGGTCGCGGTAGTTGGTGCCGCCGTCCTCCTCCATCATGACGATGTCGGCGAGGTCGTACTTGTAGTCGGAGAAGTGGACCAGGAGCTGGTTGGGGTAGTAGGTCTTGCCGTCGTCGTCCAGGTAGGGGAGCTGGGCGGTGTCGACCTTGACCTTGCCGTCGAGGCCGAACCCGGCGGTGATCGTGAAGATCTCCGCGTCGCCCTTGTGCCACGGCTCGTGGTCGTCGTCCAGGCGGATCGACGTGAGCTGCGTGGCCCAGTAGCCCGAGGCGGGCGTGACGGCCGCGCGTGCCGCGGCGGGGGACAGGCCGCGGTGCGACAGGGTCGAGCGCAGCACCTCCGTGCCCTTGGCCAGCGCGGTCGCGGTGTCGACCTCGACCAGGTACACCGGACGCGCCGGCACGCGGTCGGCGGCCAGCGCGATCCGCCGGCCGGCGCGGTCGTAGGCCGTCACGGTCGTCGGCGCGTCGTCGGCGGGCGACGACGCGATCAGCGGCGTGGCACCCCGGCGCAGCGCGGCGGCCATGTCGGCGTGCGCGAGGCGGACGGTGAGCAGGGACGTGCCGTCCTGCGGCAGCCCCTTGGCGGTCAGGACCTCCCGGTCGGCGTCGCGCACGGCCCGGCCGAGCGCGGTGTCCCCGGCGGCGCGCGCCAGGGGCACGGGGTCGGTCGAGGCGGACAGCACGCCGGCCCGCCGGGCGTCGTCGGCGAACTCGCCCGCCAGCCGGGCGGCGATCCGGTCGGTGACCGCGGCGACGGAGTCCGCGGGTGCGGTGGTCGCGGCGGGCGCGGCGTGGGCCGGCGCGGTCACCAGGCCGGCGGTGACCGCGAGGGCGCCGATCGTCGAGACCAGTAATCGGGTGGGGTGCGACAAGGACATGGCCGAACCTACCTTTACTCTGCGTGCAGGGACAGGTGGGCAGAGTGACATATGAAAGAATTACACGTACTCGCACCGCCCGTTGTCAATGGGAAACCCCGATGCCGTCGCCCCCCGCGTCCCGGGTTGCCACCTGCGCGGCAAGGTGAGTCCACTGTGGATGGACGGGTTCGCACCGGGAAAGGCCGGGACGAGGCGGTGGGTGCTCGGCCCGAGTCTGTCCGGTGCGCTGTGTTGACGCTGCGTGAAGGCCGGTCCTAGCCTCGACGTGAGAGCGTTCTCACACCCCTGTCGGCCGCTCACTCCCGTTGGGGAGGTCCTGTGCTGAACACCGTGGTTCACGCAGCCCTGCTTCTGTCCTTTGTGGCCTTACCGGCACCCTCCACCACCGCGTCACCGGATCCGGCGACCGTGCCGCCGTCGGCGACCGCCGTCTGCGACAGCTACTGCGACGACCGCGACCCCGCCCTGCCCCCCGGCGCGCACCGGTCGCCGACCCGGCCGGCGACCGCGCCCCGGCCGACCGCCCTGGCGCCGGTCTGCAACCTCCACTGCGACGGGCGCGACCCCGCCCTCTCGGCGGGGGAGCGCGTCGCCCAGGCCGTGCCCGCCGGCACCCGCCGGGTCGCGCTGCACTTCGACAGCACCGAGACCATGGGCTGGGCGGTCATCTCCGGTGGCGGCCAGGGCGACGCGGTCTGGCTCGACCGCTCCTACGACGCGGGGGCGACCTGGCAGCCCAAGCTCGGTTCGACCACGACGCCGGCGGGCTACGGCGGCTGGCGCACGTCCATGCACAACGTGGACGACTGGGCGAACCTCGGCGTCGGGCTGCTGCGCGCCTGCGGCCAACCGGCCGGGTCGTCGTCCATCGCCTGCACGAGCTGGTACCGCACCACCTGGAACGCCGGGAACCGCGCCACCGCGGCGGCCACCGCCCTGATGCAGCGGTACAACCTGGGCACGGGTCTGTTCGACACCACCGGCTGGTGGAACGCCGCCAACGCGCTCAACGCGATCATCGACAACGCGCGGGTGAGCGGCATGGGCAGCTACCGGTACGCCATCGCGCGCACCTACGACCTCAACCGGACCGCCTGGAGCGGCAACTTCGTCAACGAGTACAACGACGACGTCGCGTGGTGGGGCCTGGCGTGGATCGCCGCCTACGACCTGACCGGCGACCGCCGCTACCTCGACACCGCCCGCGTCGGCGCCGACCACATCCACCGCTACTGGGACCAGACGTGCGGCGGCGGCATCTGGTGGACGTCGAGCCGGACCTACAAGAACGCCATCGCCAACTCGCTGTACGTCCAGCTCAACGCCGCGTTGCACAACCGGTTGCCCGGCGAGACGACCTACGTGCAGCGCGCCCGGGACGGCTGGCGGTGGTTCGAGGGCAGTGGGATGGTCAACGGGTCGAACCTGGTCAACGACGGGCTCGTCACGTCCACGTGCCGCAACAACGGCCAGACGCCGTGGAGCTACAACCAGGGCGTGCCGCTGGCCGCGTTGACCGAGCTGCACCGCGCCACGGGTGACCAGGCGTACCTCGCCAGGGCGCGCGTGCTGGCCGACGCCTCGACGACGAACGCCGCGCTCAACCCCGGCGGGATCGTGTTCGACAACGGCGGCGGTGGCGACGTCCCGTCGTTCAAGGGCGCCTTCGCGCGCGGGCTCGGCCAGCTGAACCGGGCGTTGTCCGACCGCCCGTACACCGCCTACCTCAAGAGGCAGGCGGACACCGCCCACGCGCGGGACCGGTCCAGCAGCGACTCCTACGACCAGCCGTGGGCGGGGCCGTTCCAGCGCAGCGACGCGGCGCGCCAGCACAGCGCGGTGGACCTGATGAACGCCGCCGGCTGACCGGTCCGGGCGTCGGCCCGGATGACCGCGCACCGGGGTCGGCGGACGGCCCCGGTGCGCCTGACCGACCATCGGCTGCGGCCGAACGCCGGTAGTTGCGCAAGCATTGGCACTACTTTCGTATTTTTCGTACGGTCTTTCGTTGACTCTGTACAAAAGTCGCCTTACCGTCACCTGGCCGGATGTGACCTGGCTAACACGCCGGCTCCCAGGGCTCCCTGCCCCCGACCCCTTGCCGAGTCGAGTCCCCTGCTCACCGGCTTAGCTCAAGGGAGAACGCCCGATGTCGTCCCCTGCCCGTCGCATCCGGTGGCTGCGCGCCACCGGCTCCCTCGCCTCGATCGCCCTCGTCACGGCCGCGTCCCTGTCCGTCTCCTCGTCCGCGCGCGCCGCAGCGGCGGCACCCCCTCCCCAGGAACCCGGGGTGACGCTCAGGGTCTTCGACATGCAGACCGAGCTCGCCCGGCTGTGCGTCCTCAAAACCGGCCAGACGCCGAACGTCGACAAGCTCATGCCGTCGGTCGACTGGACCACCACCGGGGACTTCGGCCTCGGCGACCGGTTCCTGTCCGAGGTGACGGGCAACGTCAACGTCACCACCGCCGGCACCCACACCTTCCGCCTCACCAGTGACGACGGTTCCCGGCTGCGGATCGACAACGCGGTGGTGGTCGACCACGACGGGCTGCACGGCAGCGAGTCGAAGAGCGGCTCGGTCCAGCTCGGGGCCGGCTACCACGCCCTGCGGATCGACCACTTCGACAACGGCGGCGGCCAGCAGCTCACCCTGGAGTGGCAGCCGCCCGGCGCGACCGGGTTCAGCGTCGTGCCGAACTCCGCGCTCAGCACCGACGCGGGCGTGGTCCGGGTGACCGCGCCGGGCCGCAAGGAGTGCGAGGGCGGCGGCGACGCGGCGGGCGACGGCCTGCCGCTGACCTCCGTGCACCCCGCCTACTCCCTGACCAACCTGCGCCCGAGCGGGTTCGAGCCGCAGGTCAGCGGCATGGACTGGCTGCCGGACGGCAGGCTGGCCATCGCCACCTGGGGCGGCTCGAACACCAAGCTGGGCGAGGTGCACCTGATCAGCGGGGTCACCGGCGCCACCGACCCCACGAAGGTCCGCACGCAGCGGATCGCCTCCGGGCTCCAGGAGCCGATGGGGCTCAAGTACGTCGACGGCAAGCTGTACGTGTCGGAGAAGGTCGGGCTCACCGAGCTGAACGACACCAACGGCGACGGGGTGACCGACGACTACCGCCGCGTCGCGACCTGGCCGTTCGGCGGCAACTTCCACGAGTTCGCGTTCGGGATGCTGTACCGGGACGGCGCGTTCTACCTGAACCTGTCGGTGGCCATCGACTACGGCGGCGCCACGACCGATCCCCAGCCCGCGGCCAACCGCGGCACCACGATCAAGGTGGACAAGGCCACCGGCGCCGTCACCTACCTCGCCGGCGGGCTGCGCACGCCCCACGGCATCGGCTGGGGCCCTGAAGGCGACATCTTCGTCACCGACAACCAGGGCGGCTGGCTGCCGTCGTCGAAGCTGGTGCACATCAAGCAGGACCGGTTCTTCAACCACTACACGAACCCGGCCGGCCCGTTCGACAACCGCGCCATCACGTCACCGGTGCTGTGGCTGCCGCAGAACGAGATCGCGAACTCGCCGAGCAACCCGGTGCAGCTGACCACGGGACCGTTCGCCGGGCAGGTGGTCTTCGGCGACGTGACCTACGGCGGCTTGCAGCGCGGCTTCCTGGAGAAGGTCGGCGGCGAGTACCAGGGCGCGGTGTTCCGCCTGACGCAAGGGCTCGAATCGGGCGTGAACCGGATCAGCCTCGGCCCCGACGGCGCGATCTACACCGGCGGCATCGGCGCGGGTGGCAACTGGGGCCA
It contains:
- a CDS encoding ricin-type beta-trefoil lectin domain protein; its protein translation is MSSPARRIRWLRATGSLASIALVTAASLSVSSSARAAAAAPPPQEPGVTLRVFDMQTELARLCVLKTGQTPNVDKLMPSVDWTTTGDFGLGDRFLSEVTGNVNVTTAGTHTFRLTSDDGSRLRIDNAVVVDHDGLHGSESKSGSVQLGAGYHALRIDHFDNGGGQQLTLEWQPPGATGFSVVPNSALSTDAGVVRVTAPGRKECEGGGDAAGDGLPLTSVHPAYSLTNLRPSGFEPQVSGMDWLPDGRLAIATWGGSNTKLGEVHLISGVTGATDPTKVRTQRIASGLQEPMGLKYVDGKLYVSEKVGLTELNDTNGDGVTDDYRRVATWPFGGNFHEFAFGMLYRDGAFYLNLSVAIDYGGATTDPQPAANRGTTIKVDKATGAVTYLAGGLRTPHGIGWGPEGDIFVTDNQGGWLPSSKLVHIKQDRFFNHYTNPAGPFDNRAITSPVLWLPQNEIANSPSNPVQLTTGPFAGQVVFGDVTYGGLQRGFLEKVGGEYQGAVFRLTQGLESGVNRISLGPDGAIYTGGIGAGGNWGQAGKLNFGLQKLTPNGAEAFDIVAMRAVQGGFELEYTQPLSAQTVQGLAGKYRATQWRYLPTSAYGGPKIGQQTVTVQSATPSADRKKVTVLLSGLQSGHVVHLRSPRPFTSESGKSLWSTEAWYTLNAKPGATARTGPIKGLAAKCADISDGGTAEGTKVQLWTCNGTAAQQWTVATDGTVRALGKCLDVQQGGRANGTVTQLWTCNGTGAQQWVAQPDGSLRNPRSGRCLDVAGNNSADGTALHIWDCLDVANQKWVLP
- a CDS encoding papain-like cysteine protease family protein, coding for MGRFRFATAASAIALAVCGLPVAAAGAAQAEAGYDDIAMYKQEKTQWCWAASGLTIAKYQGYGSTQTDFCNRAQPYYGCNNQPATLEDMARAWGSLGMAHTGSGLNSAASFNQVYTDVKAARPLGARIGWNSGGGHMNVVYGFDTSNTTIAVADPWPDTTTYTWWNYNDYVSNSSFKWTHSRIGISR
- a CDS encoding glycoside hydrolase family 76 protein, with the translated sequence MPPSATAVCDSYCDDRDPALPPGAHRSPTRPATAPRPTALAPVCNLHCDGRDPALSAGERVAQAVPAGTRRVALHFDSTETMGWAVISGGGQGDAVWLDRSYDAGATWQPKLGSTTTPAGYGGWRTSMHNVDDWANLGVGLLRACGQPAGSSSIACTSWYRTTWNAGNRATAAATALMQRYNLGTGLFDTTGWWNAANALNAIIDNARVSGMGSYRYAIARTYDLNRTAWSGNFVNEYNDDVAWWGLAWIAAYDLTGDRRYLDTARVGADHIHRYWDQTCGGGIWWTSSRTYKNAIANSLYVQLNAALHNRLPGETTYVQRARDGWRWFEGSGMVNGSNLVNDGLVTSTCRNNGQTPWSYNQGVPLAALTELHRATGDQAYLARARVLADASTTNAALNPGGIVFDNGGGGDVPSFKGAFARGLGQLNRALSDRPYTAYLKRQADTAHARDRSSSDSYDQPWAGPFQRSDAARQHSAVDLMNAAG
- a CDS encoding DUF3103 family protein, producing MSLSHPTRLLVSTIGALAVTAGLVTAPAHAAPAATTAPADSVAAVTDRIAARLAGEFADDARRAGVLSASTDPVPLARAAGDTALGRAVRDADREVLTAKGLPQDGTSLLTVRLAHADMAAALRRGATPLIASSPADDAPTTVTAYDRAGRRIALAADRVPARPVYLVEVDTATALAKGTEVLRSTLSHRGLSPAAARAAVTPASGYWATQLTSIRLDDDHEPWHKGDAEIFTITAGFGLDGKVKVDTAQLPYLDDDGKTYYPNQLLVHFSDYKYDLADIVMMEEDGGTNYRDLALALTQALLTIIDGGAYIPLVNAIINALPDGWWTDDPDYVDSWYTLSTTTSGTLRGAAGNGTMTVVPYWVAPL